The proteins below come from a single Chryseobacterium nepalense genomic window:
- a CDS encoding beta-ketoacyl-ACP synthase III — MNDVFITKASTYLPNEPVSNDEMETYLGYINDKPSKARALILRNNKITTRYYALDKEGKPTHTNAQITAKAVEGLFDENFGKQDIELLSCGTTSADQIQPSHASMVHGELNLNKSIEINTSTGLCNSGMNAFNYGFLSVKAGVKENAVCVGSERFSAWMTADKFNHEAENLKLLEERPIIAFKREFLRWMLSDGAGALLLENKPRPNQTSLKVEFIDFYSYAHEIEACMYAGCEKQEDGSLKSWADYSSDEWLKQSIFALKQDTKILDQYILVKGAESLRSSFDKHNLDPNTIDHVLAHISSGYFKEGLKEEFANVGLDFPWEKWFYNLSEVGNIGAGSIFIALEELMNSGKLKKGEKVLLCVPESGRFAYSCALLTVC; from the coding sequence ATGAACGACGTATTTATTACAAAAGCTTCAACATACTTGCCGAATGAACCGGTTTCTAATGATGAAATGGAAACGTATCTTGGCTATATAAATGACAAACCGTCAAAAGCAAGAGCTTTAATTCTAAGAAACAACAAAATTACAACAAGGTATTACGCTTTAGACAAAGAAGGAAAACCTACCCACACCAATGCCCAGATTACCGCAAAAGCCGTAGAAGGTCTTTTTGATGAAAATTTTGGTAAACAGGATATCGAGTTGCTTTCTTGCGGAACTACTTCTGCAGATCAGATCCAGCCTTCTCATGCATCCATGGTTCACGGAGAGCTTAATCTCAATAAGTCAATCGAGATTAACACCTCAACAGGCCTTTGTAATTCTGGGATGAATGCCTTTAATTACGGTTTTCTTTCCGTAAAAGCAGGGGTTAAGGAAAATGCCGTTTGTGTAGGCTCGGAAAGATTTTCAGCATGGATGACTGCCGATAAATTCAATCATGAAGCAGAAAATTTAAAACTGCTTGAAGAAAGACCTATTATTGCATTCAAAAGAGAATTTTTAAGATGGATGCTTTCCGACGGTGCAGGTGCGCTGCTTCTTGAAAATAAACCAAGACCCAACCAAACTTCCCTGAAAGTAGAATTCATTGATTTTTATTCTTACGCCCACGAGATTGAAGCATGTATGTATGCCGGATGCGAAAAACAGGAAGACGGAAGCCTGAAATCTTGGGCAGATTATTCTTCGGACGAATGGCTGAAACAATCCATCTTTGCTCTTAAACAGGATACAAAAATTTTAGACCAGTATATTTTGGTAAAAGGTGCCGAAAGTTTAAGATCATCTTTCGATAAGCACAATCTTGACCCAAATACAATAGACCACGTACTGGCGCACATTTCGTCAGGATACTTTAAAGAAGGATTGAAAGAAGAATTTGCCAATGTAGGATTGGATTTTCCTTGGGAAAAATGGTTCTATAACCTTTCCGAAGTAGGAAATATTGGTGCCGGTTCTATTTTCATCGCTCTTGAAGAACTAATGAATTCAGGAAAATTGAAAAAAGGAGAAAAAGTACTTCTTTGCGTGCCGGAAAGTGGAAGATTTGCCTACTCTTGTGCCCTCTTAACTGTTTGCTAA